A window of Cervus elaphus chromosome 23, mCerEla1.1, whole genome shotgun sequence genomic DNA:
AAAAATGCATAAACTTTGTGCAGATTAATGCAATAGTAAACAGCAGAATACATAGGCCTCATAATACTTCTGTAATGGCATACATATAATGTCTCTAGCACTTTTGGAAAATATGCAGATGCTAATTAAAGATCATTCTagataaaaatacacatttctctaAAGGGACGATGCGGGTGAGGGGAGGCGGGATCTGGTCTCAGGGCACATCCCTGCATATGAACAAAGATGAAACTATGGGGTATTTTTTGGTAATTCTAGTGAATATGGCAGCAAAAATTTGTTGTAAGGATGTTGGCTGGTTTTAAgagggttattttcaaatataacctTATAGCtgcatttgtaaaaaaaaaaaaatatttgtgaaaagttaattttattaacCCTGAAGAATGTCTCTATTGACATCTCTTTCTAAGATAAACTAAGAGTAGGAAGAGTTGTGAATGGGTGAGGGGTTTATGCTTTAAAGCAAATGCGAACCCTCTCTGGGTTCCTCTCACACAAAGGGATACAGACTCTTAAATACAATAAACTACCTTAAAAATCTGCCACCTAACAATTGTTTACATCatagaaaaatagcattttttgGTAAAAAGAAATATAGTTACTTTGTTAAAATGGTCTATTTTACCAGCAATTATTTCTCATATAAAGAATTTCTAGACATCcatacaggaaataaaaatagataatactGAGTGCAAAGCAGACGATGGCATGTTTGCAAAAGATCGGAGCATCTCATTGCCGATAAATAATACTCTTATTCATCATAGTACAAGGTTTCATCTTTTGGAAACTTACAAGCTACCGCTTTCATTTGCTGatggcaagttacttaacagGTAAAGTGACTTCAGCAGCAGAAGGCCAAATTTATGAGAAATGGATCATACATATCTGTTCACATTTCCCGGAAACTCAAAGTGCTGAAACACTAGCAAAGGCCTACgtcccccaaactccctaaagTGAGTGTGGACAGCAGGCCCCAGAGATATGAAGGGGGATTTATGACATTCTTGGTCCTTTTAAAATCATTCAGTAAACCACCCACATTTGAGTTTTCACATATAGCCAGATTAACACCAAACGCTCTATCAGCTTGGCTAAATCCATCATTGAGGGTCCTTGTGACTCTTCTCTAAATATAGGTATTAACCCTTCGTGCTATAAAAACGGATGCTTTCAACAGACTACTGCTTTATTTCCACAGAGTGACTCTGTGGGGTCGATGTGTGTCCTGGCCACGGGGAAGGATGGCCCAGTGAGGTTCCTCCCAGGTGGCGGGGCTGAGGCCAGCTCGGGGGTCACCTGTCAGCAAAAGATGCGGGCCCACACTCAGCGGTGTGCCATCACACCCTCTCCACCCTGCTTGGGTCATAGGAatctgcaaaaaaagaaaacaaaagaaaatgagtaGTATATTCCACTGGTCTGCTTTCTATTTAATCCTCAGGCCAGAGATACATGTGTAGGGAGCCAGGCCCACAGGTGTCGAGACGTTAATTTTCAGACATCTCACCGACCTTATTTTTCACCAAGGAGTAAATGGCTATCACTTAAAGGTTGTTTTGAAGGAACGGGCATGACCCATGCCTAATCACAGATGGGAAATGGGGGCAGCTTAGTATTTTGACCGTCCCTTCCTGTTGTTCACAGGGAACATAATTCACTTTAACTGCAACTCTCGTAAAGCAGCAGTGACGCGCTCAGCTGATGCTAAGCAGGATATTGTGTGCATGGACGTTACAACTCTAAGGAAAGCTTGCCATGGGACGTGTGTCCTTGTGACCAGTGATGTCCCAGGGGGCCTGAGAACTGGGCCTGGTAATGGCAGGCCTCCTGTCTCTGACCCCACAGCCAGCACGCAGGCACCAGGCTGCAGGCTCGCCCGTCAGCCTTCCACACACTGGAGTGTGTGTCCGTCTGAGTTGCCATGCTGTTCCACTCTTCAGCTACACACACGGGGCCCAAGTGGCCCCGGTTTCCAAAAAGGGACACCATACAATAGAACAATGGTCCTAGATTATCACTTGGGCTGTGGCTGGGCGCCTCGGGCTTCACAGATCTCTGGGGTCCAGGCAAACCTGAGGCTCACATGTGTACCTCCCATGGTCAGAATCTCCTCCCATGGCAGCTCAAAGAGCTCCTAAGTTCTTAAGAGCAAATACATAAGAAGTCTGGAAGGATGGTACAATTCAACATGTATAAAAACTATCACAGAGCCATCTCTTCCTCAACCCATCTGGATGACAGTACATTCTGAAGGCCACGCAGAGTCCCACTTCTCTGGCAGCAAGATATCTTGCTGTGTCCTCTGCACACCTTGgcaacagaggaggaaacagcaacccactccagtattcttgcctggagaaccccctggacagaggagcctggagggttaccatccatggggtcgcaaagagtcggacacggctgagtgactttgggcttccctggtggctcagatggtaaagaatcctcctgcaatgtggaagacctggctTAGattcctaggctgggaagatcccctggaggagggcatggcaacccattccagtattctggcctggagaatcccctggacagaggagcctggcaggctacaatccatggggttgcaaagagacggacatgactgaacgactaacacaccaCATACGTTCTTGACTCCTTGGGATGTATTTACAGTGAGACACCACAGTTGCAATAACTAAGACAATGTTTGTTGCACTTGGGACAGGCTCCGCTTTTAGGAGGGGATCTGCTGCTCCTCAAACTCTTACGGCACCAAGTGCCCATCTCGTTGAAAGCAGGCAGAGATCCTGTGAACAAGCTGCCTTCTGCGGGTCTACACTTAACACCCTCCGTGACAACGTGGGTCTTAGCGGCTGAGCGGCTCTCTGTGCCCAGTTGGCCTCACTCAGTGCTGATTCTGGGGGACCCCCATGAGCAAAGATGAGATGGAGGCGGCTGGTCACGAAGGGACGGAAGGGCACGCTGGCGGCGGGGAGAGGCCTCGAgaggctgagcctccagggacacAGAGCCCGCCCCTCAGCGGCCCACCTGAGCGCATGTACGTGGAGACCACCCTACAGGACATGCCTGCAGCCTGACCCCCACCGCTGAAGTTGAGGGCCCAGAGACAGAGAACCACAGAGAGAAATTAGTACGACCAAGGACTCCTTCTTTAGACCGTGGAGGGTCGAGGttcaataaaaatacaatgtGAGCCGCAGTATGTTCAAGTTTTCAGTAGCCATGTTAGGGCAAACAAAAGAAGCAGGTGAAAATAGTTTCAATGGTGCATTTTATGTCACCAAATTTATCcaaaatgttatcattttaacaggcaatcaataaaaattattgggacattttagatttttttggttATGTCTTTGAACTCTGGCATGCGTATCACACATTTACAGCCCATCTCAATTGGGACGAGCCATGTTTCAAGCGCTCAGGAGCCACGTGTGACCAGCGGCCACCACACCGGCCAGCAGGGGTGCCAGGGAACAGGGAAGTCATGCCCCTCCTGGTTCCTGTGGGCACCGTGTCGGGGGAAGACAGATCACTAAGGCCCACCCTGGTGGGTATTTCATGTATGAACACCCTCGAAGGCTACTGCCTGTGAGGATGTGCTGACGCTCAGCCTTCTCATGGCATCACGTGGCTCCCCTCAAGCTTGCCCCGGTTATCCCCACCCCAGGCCCGAAGAGGACAGGCTGTCCCTACTCTCCTCCTGAACGTGTACCAGGAAAGCGGCCAGCAGAGGTGGGTGGGACCAGACCAGCAGGCTCAGACACTGATGCGCCCGGATTAGGCTTCTGACATAATCCATCCAGCGGAGATGGGAATGCTGTGACCTGAGTTAGTTTTGAGCTGATTTCTTAGCCAGAGCTCCCCTGACCAAAAAACACTAAAACAATGTTAGCTGAAACGACTGTCTTTAAGCTGAAGGCAAGTCTTTATGATATGATGGATACATAGCACAGATAACAAAGTTCTGGACGGATATGTGtatgtggtggggggggggcagggcagTTTACAGATATATGAGGTACGATAttgtttgaaaattccagaacaaaatttgaatttaagtGGGCTGTGAGTCTGGGGAAGTGAAGCGGGTCCCACACCCTGAGGTGATAGAGGCAGGGGTCGGGCGAGGATGGAGATGATGACTTTTgtgtttaaaatgataaaaatacatcAAAAGGAAAGAGTCCAAAAGCTGATGAGCAACAAGGCTTTACTACCTCGATGAAGGCCTCTCAGAAAGACTGGCTCTGCACACTGAGACCTGGTGACCAGCAGGCGGAAGGCTGATGGGAGGTACCTGAGTGGCTGCACACGTGAGGAGTCACCCTCATGGGTCTCGATATGTGGCCACTTTAGGAAGCCGTCATCACAACGAGCTCTCTGTCTTGAGACTTTTGGCCATCTTATTGTGCATTAAAtagcaaatgcaaaaaaaaaaaatagcaaatgcaCCAAATGGAGTGgcaaaaaagtaattaaaatttcTAATGGTTGGAAACTACGGTTACAAAATAAAGTCACAGGTGAGGGTGTCTGAATGGCTGGTTAAAATGGAAACTGACATTCTCTGGGGGATTTCAGATACCCATCTGACCCCATTCACATGCCGGATGCTAAGGCTGAGTGAGAATTGAGGGAGAGCTGGATGGACTAGAAATTTTATGACACATTCCCCAAAATACATGGCCATGGATGGAGGCAGAGAAATCTTTACACACTGATGTTTTTCTTATAACTGGATGCATCTTCCTTTAAAATTCTTGTAATTCTCGGGAGGACTAACACTCAGCCTGATTTACTTTACAGATAAGAGACTCACTTTAAAAGCCTATGGCataggggacatatgtacatctATGGTTGATagtctgacagaaaacaacacaattctataaagtaattacccttcaattaaaataaaaagcctaTGATGGCTTTCGAATCAGCACTTAGAAGCCAGGGGGTCTATTTTTGGTGGGGGTCAGGGGAGATCTCCTGCTGCAGCCTCACAAAGCCCAACGGCTCACAGATGCGCCACGTAACGGCCGAGGCTCCACACCCCTGCTGATCTCTCCTGCGGCAAAGACCAACATGGTCACCCAGATGACCCAAGAGGGCCCTGACAGACAGCTTCTTTCGATCCTCCTGGATTCTGTGAGAGGGTGGGAGCATTAAGGATCTCTCTGCATTTGggggaaaactgaaaaaatgtgaaggagatttttttttaattgaacaaaaATTTCGGGATTCTTCCAGCTGAAACAAGTGatcttttccatcttcttttaAACCCCTGATTTCAAAACAGGAAGAAGAGCGGCAGGCGTGGGGAGGACCACCCGGTTGGGGCAGCTAGGCAGATGGAAGGGCCTGGCTGCCAggatgggctggggtgggggcggcgcCAGACCACTGAGGACGGGGCACCTTTGCCCCTCCCAGCAAAAAGGCCCCTTCCAGTCGGTAGCTCAAGGTGGATGCCTCCCCTCCTTGAATCATGTCTGGGGAATATAACTGGTAATATCATTGATAACCTCCAGGCCTGGACCAGAAATTCCCAGGGCTCTCGTCAGAGCTGAGAGTGAACTGGTGTTTGGGGGCACCATGTCCCTGCTGAGAGAACCTGCCCCATGGTCTATACAATGAAGAAGACTAGAGAGACCCACGAAGATGAGAATACGCGTGGCTTCGGGTCTGCAGGAGGTTGTTGCCAGAACCGGCTCCCCTGGGCCGAGTGATCAGAGCTGGGGGGCTGGAAAAAACAGGGTGGGCCTGTGAGCTTCGCGGGGTGCGTGGGCTGGTGCTGAGAAAGTGCAAACTGCTAATTCTATCTAAACCTCTCAAGTCTTTCATGAATGGTGTGGTGGCGAAAAGAGAGAACAATGGAGGACAAAGGATTCGGTAAGAATCCCAGGGCAGGAAGTTTATTGAATCACTCGGGTACGTCTTTTCTCACTAGGCTAACCAAGCAATGCAGGTTATTCGCTTCTTGCTTcattcgcttcagtcatgtccgactctttgcaaccccatggactggaacctccaggctcctctctccatggaattctccaggcaagaatactggtgtgggttaccatgtcctcctccagaggatcttcccaactcagggatcaaactcacacctctcatgtctcctgcatttgcaggcgggttctttatcactagagccacGTGGGAAATCCGAGAGTTATCTGGGAGAATGTCTATTATCTGGGGAGAGAACAGAATACAAACGCCCTAGTCTCCTAGGAACCAATCAAGGTGACTACACCCCGGCTGGCATAGCTTACTGATGTACCTCTTCAGAGTCAGGGGCCCCAAGCGTGTTTATATAGGTAATTTTATCTAGTCACTTACATAGATACTATCTATGAAGACTGGATCAGTGAAAATACACTGCAAGGTCTTACTATTAAGAGAAGCTTCTGGATAATTCTTAGGTAGAATGAAGACTCTTTGGGCACCATAATTCACAGGGTCGATCTGATCTTTTCTGAATCTGCAGGTTTCATCATCCACCCACTAGGTATTTTGATGTTCTCAGGACGTCAAACGCAACCTGAACGcccgcccctctgcctgactcctCACCTGGGCACCAGAAGTCCCGGCCGCCATTCTCCTCCCTTCGCACTGCTGGATGCCCGTCTGCTTCCAGTGACAGAGCACCTTGGGGATCGGAGAGCTTGTGCCCGGTGCTGGGAGCCACTAGGCCTCCCGGCCACGCCCCGAGGCCCCTCTCGGCCTTGGGCTCCTCCGTGGAGTCCACGCCCCGGGACGTCAGGAGCCTCATCCGAGACACAGAGCTCACCTCCTTCATCCTCATCAGGCGGTCGGGGTCCGCCCTCCTGGGCGGGGAGACCAGCTTCTCCTGTAAACTTTCGATCACTCTGGAAGTGTTTCGGAGCTTCTTTTCTGAGAATGCCAAGTCTGGGGTCCTTTCTATAAAGTGGAACAAGGTGGACCTGAAGGGTGGCTTTCTCTCCACGTCCTTGGGCCTGAAAGGCTGGGACTCCGGGGGGCTGGGCGGAGGTTCAGGGGCCTTGCTGGGAACGGCCCCGTCCACACCCGCGGGCTCAGAGGCCCGGGGAGCCTGCCGGGTGCTGTCCCTCTCGCCTACAAACAGAGGGCTCTTGGTCCAGCCGCACTTCCTCCTGCCATAGAAGGCGTCGGCGGGTGCAGTGGACTCACTGGGCTGGGCCAAGCTGGCTGCTGTCTCCTGTCTGGGGGACTCGGGCCTGAGGGCACTTCCATCGGGCTCGGGGTGCCGGGTCTGCCCTGCCCTCTGGGCACCTGGCAGCAGGGACTCCACAGCCACCTCGATGCCCAGGATCCTGGCGGCCCTGGCTTCGAGAGACTCATTTGGGGGGATTTCTATTGCATTGGCATCACCCGGAGACCCCGCTAGCTGGCTGGTACTCTGCTCCTGCACCAGCGTCAGCCCCACAGACCTCAAGTCTGGTGCAGACAGGCCTCGGGATTTGCCGGCAAGAGAGAGGGGCGCCCTTGTGCTCCCTTGCTCCCCATCACCCGCCCTCGGAGGGGCGGCTGCACTCAGCTCCACAGCTCCGAGACTGCCAGGGAGCTCCTGGCTGGGCGGCGGCTCCCTCCGTTCCGCTGGATCGGGTCGGGGCTCGGGTTTTGCATCATTCAACCCAGAAGATATTGCTCGTTTCACAGGCCTCGGGCTGACTGCCAGGTGGGCCACCCTGTCCTCAACCTCTCGGTCCCCGTCTTCAGCAATCCAGTTCCCGGGGGGCGACAGCCACACGGAGCCTCTGCCTTCTgcttgccagggcctgggggaccGAGGCCTCCCCTCCTCGCTCCAGCTCTCGGACTTGCTCTTGACTCTGCCTGGCCTGGTCCTGGGGTCCTCGGGCACCAGGTCCTTCATGAGGCCCGGACGCCGGGGTGCCGGGCGGGCACAGCTGCCCCAGGGCAGCTCTGTGTCGCTGTCCTCACTGCCGCTCCCATCACTGCTGCTGTTActgcttccttcctcctcctgaaGCTCCTTATTGAAACTTTCTAACTGGCTGATCAAGTCCCAGGGCCGGCggctcacaggcttcaggagGAACTGCCCGAACAGCTGTCGACTGTTGCAGGGGCCTGTGGTCTCCCCCTTGATCACCTCACCCCTGGACACGGGGCTGGCTTGGCGGCCATGGCCATCcgagccctgctgacccaggctGGCCCTCGGTGCGGGGCCCTGGTTCTTGGACCAGGAGGACCCAGAGAAGGCGCTGTTGCTGGACGGGCTGAGGGACCCTTGACTTTTCGGGGAATGAGCCCCGGGCCTCTGGTTCGGGTCACTGGACGCCAACGCCATGTGCATCTGAACCTCAAAGGGTGCAGGGTCCAAACACCTTGGAGGCAGCACGGGGTCGGGGGAGCCCCCTGGCCTCTCACCTGGGAGGGGCTGCAGTCTCTGAGGTTCTTGAGCGAAGCTGGTTTGTGTTTGCTGGTCTCGGAAATGGTGCCCAGGCCATGGGCCAGGCCATGCGAGCACGCGGTGCTTTGCGGGGTTGGGGGATCTGAGGTCGTCTGCTTGCCGGCCCCCTCCTGGGCCCCCCGGGTCTGGTCTTGGCAGCTCTGTCCTCGGGGCCATGCTGCCCGTGAGTGCCTGGAGCTCCAGGTCGGTGGAAGACAAACTGAGACCACTCTGCTCCTGCAACGCCGCACTCCGCTTCAGGTCATTGTTGTTCGTGTCCGTACCTGGCGGCTGGGACTCCGCTTTCATTGGGATGGAAACCAAACAAAAGATCGTCTCGCTCGTTTTTTTCTTTGAGCTTCTCTTGGGCTGTAGCCCTGTCTCAAACTTTCTGAGTTGGGTCTGCATCTCGCAGGAACTCTCGCCCTGGGGGCTCGGGGAGGACACAAGGCTTTCTGGATATTCGCGTGGGCTGCCACTCACATCGGGCCGCTTTCTTTGTGTGACAATGCAGGGGTCTCTTCGGTCAGGAGAGCTGCCATCTTCTCCATCCCTGTGGGGCTGGCCCCATAGCCACGGGGGGCTGGGATCAGCAGGGGCAGGACCCCTCTCCCTCCCTGATGTGCCCCACACAGCCCCCTCCTGCTGCAGGCTTCTTGGGTCAGGGGCAGGGACCGCACCATCCAGCTTCACATCCTCCCAGAATCCATGGGGTCGGGCTAGTTTAATGTGTCGTATCCGTGGGTCGTTGAAGGGAATTATCAGGATGGAGCCGTCATAAGCCGTGGTGGGGTGGGGCTGTGCGGGGACACCGACAGGAGAGCATGGGCTGGCCCCCCACTCACTCCCAGCTCCCCGGGAGCCAGAAAGAGGCTGACCACCGGCAGCGGGCTTCTCCATCAGATGCTGTGGTACACGGCGGCCTCCGCCCTCAGGCCTGGGTACCGCCTCCTCCGGGCAGGGGTGTGCTGCGGGCTGCGGCGGCGACTTGTACGAGGGTGGGGGCACATACACGGGGGGCTCCAGGCCGGGGTCAGGCCCATAGAGGTCCTGCCTGGCACTGTTCGTCCTGGCCAAGTGGGCAGCACCTGGGTCCGGCTGCCGGCTGTCTGCGTAGCTGCCATTTTCTGCTCCGGACCTGGAGTGTGGCTGGGAGCCGTAAGATGGGGGCTTGAGGGGTCTCCCAAACCTGGGCCGGGGCAAGGGGGCCGAGGTGCCAGCCTTCTCGGGGTTCCTGGTGGATTCCAAATTGGAAGCACAATTTGGCGGCTGAAGTGGCACTTTAGGGACACCTGGTAAATGGCCATCGCTCAAAGGGATGGGGACCTCCACGCAACTCAGGCTCTCAGGGGAAAGGACTCGAGGCAGTGATTGGGACTTCCCTTTGCTCTGGGAGGTCAGCCCGTGCTCCCCAAGCATGAACGGGTACAGGTCCTGAAACAACTTCTCGCCAACACCATCTGACATCTGCCTCCCTAATCTCGGGGGCTGGTTCCAGCTTCCAACGCTGACGTCCTGCCATCTGCCGGGACCCGCCATTCCCAGCTCGTCTTCCCAAACAGCCTTCTTCATCACGTGCTCAGACCTTCCTCCAACTTCCCAGGGACCCTCCCTCAGGTGCGCGGGCAGGCTGGGGGCCGGGCCTCGGCCCCCTGGGTCCTCCCGGGCCTCCTGCTCTCTTCTCCTCCAGTAGGCGTGGCTGCGGCCGGTCAGGGGCTGCGAGGACCACGCGAGCACCGGCTGATGGTAGAACCTGCGAGACAGAGGGCCACAGGTTACACCTGGAGGAAGCCCACGGGAGCAGCGCACACCTCTCTGCCTGTGCAACCGTGTTCCAAGTCAAACTTAGGTCAGAACCTTTCAAAGACACATTTCCAACCACAGTATTCATTCACTTGAAAGAAACCATGGCGCAGGAGTTACAGCTGGAAGCCAGCCGCATGTTTTGCCATCGCAGACTTAAGAGTGGCAGCAACACGCTGCCCACAAGAACATTAGGACTAGATTTGTACCTGAGTGGCACCTGAAATGCCCAAGAGACATGGGTGAGCCCAGAGCAGGGCTTCGCAAGTGTGATCCCGGGCCTCTGGGGTCCACACCCAGCTCAGACCGGAAGACCTTGCTTTCTGAGAGCAAGTCCGGGCACGTGCTTCCAGCAGGTGCAGGAATCCCACCCCTGATGCTGACTCTGAGGCCTGGGGGGACTCTGTAATGGGCACTCCTAACAGGTCCCGGGTGCTGTGGCTACTGCTGATCCCAGAGACCCCTGAGGACCATCGTGGCCAGCGGGCATCAACCACGACTGCACAGCAATCTGGGGACCCTGCCACTCCCGACGCCCGGGCAGCATCCCAGCTCCGACCTGTCAGAGTCTCAGGGGCAGGTGGAGAGCCAGGTGGGTCCCCAGCTCTTCCCAGCGTGTGACTGGGACGGCCCCTCGGCTCTAGCAGAGCAGAGTTCCCACACCTCTGTGACGGTGGGAGCCACCCAGGAGGCTCATTAAATATACACATTACCAAGTCCCTGCCCCCAAAGTTccgattcagtaggtctgggttaGGATCCgggtgtttccctggtggctcagatggtaaagaatccgcctgccatgcgggagacctgggttcgatccctgggtcgggaaggtcccctggaggaggaaatggtaacccagtccagtattcttgcctggagaatcccaaggacagtagagcctggcgcactacagtttatggggttgcaaagagttggacacgactgagagactaacatatCTATTTTAAGCAAGCTGTCAGGGGCATCTTTTCTTTAGGGCGATGGGGGAAACACCGCTCGGACTGACTTTCGAGACTGACAGAGGAAGTGGGGTCTCCGCTCGTGGGCAGAGCTCTCTGCCAGGCGAGGAAGGGCAGTGCCCGCCGCCTGGCTGTGCATCAGGATTTCCATGTGAGCCATTAAAAAATACTACTACCCAGGTCCCTCCCACCCCAGATGGGGGAATTTAATCTGTCTAGCCAGGAGCCTGGTACCTCCTCGAATGACTCTAACACACACCCTGAGTTGAGAATCACTCTTCTAATGGAGCCAAAGAAACAACCTGAAGAACCCTGGCACACTGTGCAGAAATATTAAGCTACTGACCACAAGGGAGCAGAGACTAGGACTGTAACCCAGAAAACTCACTGCGCggaaggaagcctggggtgctccATGAGCTCAACTGGCCACAGGCTAATCCAGAAAGGTTTCAACTTTTCTTGAAACCAGAAAAGGTTTCAAGCAGCTAACAGTGCTGCTTGCTTTTCACATTATAGAAGAAATTACACATTCTGTCGTTTTCTGCCACCTATCAacacataaagcaattatccttccgttaaagataagtaaataaataaagtaatatgTAATTTATTGCTGAAAACTTGGAAAAATACAGGGAAGAATAGAAATCAAAAGTCACTGGCAGTCCTTCTACCCAGAGGCAGTCACTGTGATTTACAGCTTCTAGTATTTGTGTGATGGCGTGGGCTTTTTCAAACAGCCTTAGAGTCACTCTACTAGGATCTGGCTTTACGGGAATGTTTCCCAACAACTGTGTCACAAACAGCAGCTGCCGCTCACACAGTGGTGACAGCCCTCCAGACCCTAAGTGCTCTCCTAACTCCTCTAAGCTCCGCCAGCCCCTCTCTGGGGTAGGAGGAAATAGGCACAGAGAGGTTCAGCGACTCTCTCAAGTCACCAGCTTGTAAGCGGTGGGAGGAGAGTTCAACCCAATGAAGGTGACCATAAAGCCCGTCAGCCACCACGTTCTACTTCTTCCAGCCTAAGGACAGATTCCTCAAGGGCACAGTTTCAGTGGGAGAACAGTCTCTCATGAGTCCTGCTTTACTTAACCATCACCCTGCTGTTGGACATCCATGAtcttgttgttcattcgctaagtcacgtctgactcttttgtgaccctaaggacggtagcccaccaggctcctctgtccatgggatttcccaggcaggaatactagtgtgggttgccatttccttctcctgggaatcttcctggaccagagatcaaacccacgcctcctgcactggcaggtggattttttaccactgatccaccaggaagACTTGGGATATCTGGGTCCCTTAGTTCTAAAACACTTTGGAGAAATGCTATTTGCCATCACTAATCGTGTCTCGGGTTCTGGAAAATCAATCCTGAGAGAAGGAATCTGCAGGTCAGGGGATCACGTTATCCCTGCTGTGCGATCTGACCGCAGATTGGCCAGGCTCCTGCCCGC
This region includes:
- the JCAD gene encoding junctional protein associated with coronary artery disease isoform X2, with the translated sequence MYSVEDLLISHGYKLSRKLPAPREDDGEGRQPPRTVVPAGPSLLNGCNEGPAALPRGKASPGTGLLSDPESRRLGPRGHGERPSAAAANRISEAGFYHQPVLAWSSQPLTGRSHAYWRRREQEAREDPGGRGPAPSLPAHLREGPWEVGGRSEHVMKKAVWEDELGMAGPGRWQDVSVGSWNQPPRLGRQMSDGVGEKLFQDLYPFMLGEHGLTSQSKGKSQSLPRVLSPESLSCVEVPIPLSDGHLPGVPKVPLQPPNCASNLESTRNPEKAGTSAPLPRPRFGRPLKPPSYGSQPHSRSGAENGSYADSRQPDPGAAHLARTNSARQDLYGPDPGLEPPVYVPPPSYKSPPQPAAHPCPEEAVPRPEGGGRRVPQHLMEKPAAGGQPLSGSRGAGSEWGASPCSPVGVPAQPHPTTAYDGSILIIPFNDPRIRHIKLARPHGFWEDVKLDGAVPAPDPRSLQQEGAVWGTSGRERGPAPADPSPPWLWGQPHRDGEDGSSPDRRDPCIVTQRKRPDVSGSPREYPESLVSSPSPQGESSCEMQTQLRKFETGLQPKRSSKKKTSETIFCLVSIPMKAESQPPGTDTNNNDLKRSAALQEQSGLSLSSTDLELQALTGSMAPRTELPRPDPGGPGGGRQADDLRSPNPAKHRVLAWPGPWPGHHFRDQQTQTSFAQEPQRLQPLPGERPGGSPDPVLPPRCLDPAPFEVQMHMALASSDPNQRPGAHSPKSQGSLSPSSNSAFSGSSWSKNQGPAPRASLGQQGSDGHGRQASPVSRGEVIKGETTGPCNSRQLFGQFLLKPVSRRPWDLISQLESFNKELQEEEGSSNSSSDGSGSEDSDTELPWGSCARPAPRRPGLMKDLVPEDPRTRPGRVKSKSESWSEEGRPRSPRPWQAEGRGSVWLSPPGNWIAEDGDREVEDRVAHLAVSPRPVKRAISSGLNDAKPEPRPDPAERREPPPSQELPGSLGAVELSAAAPPRAGDGEQGSTRAPLSLAGKSRGLSAPDLRSVGLTLVQEQSTSQLAGSPGDANAIEIPPNESLEARAARILGIEVAVESLLPGAQRAGQTRHPEPDGSALRPESPRQETAASLAQPSESTAPADAFYGRRKCGWTKSPLFVGERDSTRQAPRASEPAGVDGAVPSKAPEPPPSPPESQPFRPKDVERKPPFRSTLFHFIERTPDLAFSEKKLRNTSRVIESLQEKLVSPPRRADPDRLMRMKEVSSVSRMRLLTSRGVDSTEEPKAERGLGAWPGGLVAPSTGHKLSDPQGALSLEADGHPAVRREENGGRDFWCPDNRHSPR
- the JCAD gene encoding junctional protein associated with coronary artery disease isoform X1, encoding MYSVEDLLISHGYKLSRKLPAPREDDGEGRQPPRTVVPAGPSLLNGCNEGPAALPRGKASPGTGLLSDPESRRLGPRGHGERPSAAAANRISEAGFYHQPVLAWSSQPLTGRSHAYWRRREQEAREDPGGRGPAPSLPAHLREGPWEVGGRSEHVMKKAVWEDELGMAGPGRWQDVSVGSWNQPPRLGRQMSDGVGEKLFQDLYPFMLGEHGLTSQSKGKSQSLPRVLSPESLSCVEVPIPLSDGHLPGVPKVPLQPPNCASNLESTRNPEKAGTSAPLPRPRFGRPLKPPSYGSQPHSRSGAENGSYADSRQPDPGAAHLARTNSARQDLYGPDPGLEPPVYVPPPSYKSPPQPAAHPCPEEAVPRPEGGGRRVPQHLMEKPAAGGQPLSGSRGAGSEWGASPCSPVGVPAQPHPTTAYDGSILIIPFNDPRIRHIKLARPHGFWEDVKLDGAVPAPDPRSLQQEGAVWGTSGRERGPAPADPSPPWLWGQPHRDGEDGSSPDRRDPCIVTQRKRPDVSGSPREYPESLVSSPSPQGESSCEMQTQLRKFETGLQPKRSSKKKTSETIFCLVSIPMKAESQPPGTDTNNNDLKRSAALQEQSGLSLSSTDLELQALTGSMAPRTELPRPDPGGPGGGRQADDLRSPNPAKHRVLAWPGPWPGHHFRDQQTQTSFAQEPQRLQPLPGERPGGSPDPVLPPRCLDPAPFEVQMHMALASSDPNQRPGAHSPKSQGSLSPSSNSAFSGSSWSKNQGPAPRASLGQQGSDGHGRQASPVSRGEVIKGETTGPCNSRQLFGQFLLKPVSRRPWDLISQLESFNKELQEEEGSSNSSSDGSGSEDSDTELPWGSCARPAPRRPGLMKDLVPEDPRTRPGRVKSKSESWSEEGRPRSPRPWQAEGRGSVWLSPPGNWIAEDGDREVEDRVAHLAVSPRPVKRAISSGLNDAKPEPRPDPAERREPPPSQELPGSLGAVELSAAAPPRAGDGEQGSTRAPLSLAGKSRGLSAPDLRSVGLTLVQEQSTSQLAGSPGDANAIEIPPNESLEARAARILGIEVAVESLLPGAQRAGQTRHPEPDGSALRPESPRQETAASLAQPSESTAPADAFYGRRKCGWTKSPLFVGERDSTRQAPRASEPAGVDGAVPSKAPEPPPSPPESQPFRPKDVERKPPFRSTLFHFIERTPDLAFSEKKLRNTSRVIESLQEKLVSPPRRADPDRLMRMKEVSSVSRMRLLTSRGVDSTEEPKAERGLGAWPGGLVAPSTGHKLSDPQGALSLEADGHPAVRREENGGRDFWCPDSYDPSRVERV